The following coding sequences are from one Eucalyptus grandis isolate ANBG69807.140 chromosome 11, ASM1654582v1, whole genome shotgun sequence window:
- the LOC104425671 gene encoding universal stress protein A-like protein, translating into MASHFAFAIGFDDMDSVYASPDNFKSLKQRDKTRGIHLLECFVNRCHEIGVQCEAWIKKGDPKEVICHEVKRVRPDLLVVGSKELGPFQRVFVGTVSEFCVKHAECPVITIKRPADEAPQDPIDD; encoded by the exons ATGGCCTCTCACTTTGCCTTTGCCATAGGTTTTGATGACATGGATAGTGTATATGCATCTCCGGACAATTTTAAGAGCTTGAAACAGAGGGACAAGACGAGAGGAATTCATCTACTGGAGTGCTTTGTCAACAGATGTCATGAAATCGGG GTACAATGTGAAGCATGGATCAAGAAAGGAGATCCAAAAGAGGTCATCTGTCATGAGGTGAAGCGAGTTAGGCCTGATTTACTTGTTGTGGGAAGCAAGGAACTTGGCCCTTTCCAAAG GGTATTTGTCGGCACCGTCAGTGAATTTTGCGTGAAGCATGCTGAGTGCCCTGTCATAACCATCAAAAGGCCCGCAGATGAAGCTCCTCAGGACCCTATCGACGACTGA